The proteins below come from a single Gossypium raimondii isolate GPD5lz chromosome 2, ASM2569854v1, whole genome shotgun sequence genomic window:
- the LOC105788785 gene encoding methylsterol monooxygenase 2-2 translates to MAAIIESGWLYLITHFSDFQLASLGSFFLHESVFFLSGLPFIYLERAGLLSKYKIQTKNNSLAAQEKCITRLLLYHIGVNLPLMIASYPFFRFMGMKSSLPFPSWKVVLSQIIFYFILEDFVFYWGHRILHTKWLYKHVHSVHHEYATPFGLTSEYAHPAEILFLGFATIIGPAITGPHLITLWLWMTLRVLETVEAHCGYHFPWSLSNFLPLYGGADFHDYHHRLLYTKSGNYSSTFVYMDWIFGTDKGYRKLKALKRDGVEEESKQT, encoded by the exons ATGGCTGCCATTATTGAATCTGGGTGGCTG TATCTGATCACACATTTCAGCGACTTCCAACTAGCAAGTCTAGGAAGTTTCTTTCTTCACGAAAGTGTTTTCTTCTTATCCGGACTTCCATTTATATATCTGGAAAGAGCTGGATTGCTGAGCAAATACAAGATTCAG ACGAAAAACAACAGCCTTGCTGCTCAGGAAAAATGTATCACCCGCCTGCTTCTGTATCACATTGGTGTTAACCTACCGCTTATGATTGCATCTTATCCTTTCTTCAGATTCATGGGCATGAAAAGTAGTCTGCCATTTCCATCCTG GAAAGTGGTTCTATCACAGATAATATTCTATTTCATCCTGGAGGATTTTGTGTTTTACTGGGGACATCGTATTTTACATACAAAATGGCTGTACAAGCATGTGCACAGTGTTCATCATGA GTATGCGACTCCATTTGGACTGACATCCGAGTATGCTCACCCTGCTGAGATATTGTTCCTTGGCTTTGCAACAATAATTGGTCCCGCCATCACTGGCCCACATCTTATTACTCTCTGGTTATGGATGACTCTTAGAGTCCTAGAGACAGTTGAGGCACATTGTGGTTACCATTTTCCATGGAGCCTCTCAAACTTTCTACCTTTATATGGGGG tGCTGATTTTCATGACTATCATCATCGTTTGCTTTATACAAAATCTGGCAACTACTCATCTACATTTGTTTACATGGACTG GATATTCGGTACTGACAAGGgttatagaaaattgaaagcACTAAAGCGTGATGGAGTCGAAGAAGAAAGCAAGCAAACATAA
- the LOC105788784 gene encoding uncharacterized protein LOC105788784, translated as MVTGATQNPTPPTKLRWGELDEDDGEDLDFLLPPKQVIGPDENGIKKVIEYKFNDEGNKVKITTTTRVRKLANARLSKQAVERRSWPKFGDAVREDVGSRLTMVSTEEILLERPRAPGSKAEEQKAAGDPLAQLGKGGAVLMVCRTCGKKGDHWTSRCPYKDLALPAESFVDKPAVPETATAAAGSGKNTYVPPGMRAGADRSGTDMRRRNDENSVRVTNLSEDTREADLHELFRPFGAVSRVYVAIDQKTGMSRGFGFVNFVNKDDAQRAINKLNGYGYDNLILRVEWATPRTN; from the exons ATGGTGACCGGAGCGACCCAAAACCCGACCCCGCCAACAAAGCTCCGATGGGGTGAACTAGACGAAGACGACGGCGAGGATTTGGATTTCTTGTTGCCGCCAAAGCAAGTAATCGGACCCGACGAGAACGGGATCAAGAAAGTGATAGAGTACAAGTTCAACGATGAGGGAAACAAGGTCAAAATTACGACGACGACCCGGGTCCGAAAACTCGCTAATGCCCGGCTTAGTAAACAGGCGGTGGAGCGAAGGTCTTGGCCCAAGTTTGGGGATGCTGTAAGGGAAGATGTTGGTAGCCGACTCACTATGGTTTCCACTGAAGAAATCCTCCTTGAACGCCCTAGAGCCCCTG GTAGCAAAGCAGAAGAACAGAAGGCTGCCGGAGATCCCTTGGCTCAACTAGGAAAAGGAGGTGCTGTCCTTATGGTGTGTAGGACTTGTGGTAAGAAGGGTGATCACTGGACATCTCGGTGCCCATACAAGGACCTCGCTCTGCCGGCTGAGTCATTCGTCGATAAGCCTGCAGTACCTGAAACTGCAACTGCTGCTGCTGGATCAGGGAAGAATACTTATGTTCCTCCAGGTATGAGAGCTGGAGCTGATAGAAGCGGAACTGATATGAGACGCAGAAACGACGAGAACTCTGTCCGGGTCACTAATCTTTCGGAGGACACCCGGGAAGCTGACTTGCACGAGCTTTTCCGGCCATTTGGTGCAGTAAGTCGAGTTTATGTTGCCATTGACCAGAAGACTGGCATGAGTCGGGGTTTTGGTTTCGTTAACTTTGTGAACAAGGATGATGCGCAGAGAGCTATAAACAAACTCAATGGCTATGGTTATGATAATCTCATCCTGAGAGTTGAATGGGCTACACCAAGAACAAACTAG